In a genomic window of Methylovirgula sp. 4M-Z18:
- the purN gene encoding phosphoribosylglycinamide formyltransferase, whose product MTQRLRTAVFISGRGSNMQSLILAARAPDFPAEIALVLSNRPDAAGLRFAADHGIATAAVDHKIYAGREAFEASVQALLDVHRIELICLAGFMRLLTAGFVARWQNRMINIHPALLPAYRGLHTHERALQDGVKIHGCTVHFVVPAMDEGPIIAQAAVPVLDEDTPDSLGKRVLEQEHKIYPLALQLVAQGRLTIDGNRVKSGSGASVAPLIVS is encoded by the coding sequence ATGACCCAACGCCTGCGCACCGCCGTCTTCATCTCGGGCCGCGGCTCGAATATGCAATCGCTGATTCTGGCGGCGCGCGCGCCGGACTTTCCGGCCGAGATCGCGCTCGTTCTGTCGAACCGGCCGGATGCGGCGGGCTTGCGCTTCGCGGCCGACCATGGCATCGCGACCGCCGCCGTCGATCACAAGATCTACGCTGGGCGCGAAGCTTTCGAGGCTTCCGTGCAAGCGCTGCTCGACGTGCATCGGATCGAGCTCATCTGCCTCGCCGGTTTCATGCGCCTGCTCACCGCCGGTTTCGTCGCGCGCTGGCAGAACCGCATGATCAACATCCACCCTGCCCTGCTGCCGGCTTACAGAGGTCTGCACACGCATGAGCGCGCGCTGCAGGACGGCGTGAAGATTCACGGCTGCACCGTGCATTTCGTCGTGCCAGCGATGGACGAAGGCCCGATCATCGCCCAGGCCGCGGTGCCGGTGCTCGACGAGGATACGCCGGACAGTCTCGGCAAGCGCGTCCTTGAGCAAGAGCACAAGATCTATCCGCTGGCGCTGCAGCTTGTCGCGCAAGGGCGGCTCACAATTGACGGCAACCGGGTGAAGTCAGGGAGCGGGGCGAGTGTGGCACCGCTGATCGTGTCGTAA